A region of Flavobacterium album DNA encodes the following proteins:
- a CDS encoding DHH family phosphoesterase has product MMTPEDIASVKQLLASPKKIAIIPHRNPDGDAMGSTLGLYHFLKQKGHEANVISPNEFPDFLAWLPGADTVTVFERQNDAATKILQEAELVFTLDFNTLGRIGEQMENVLKSLTVPFIMIDHHQAPDDYAAYTFSDTNYGSTCEMVYHFINALDEKEYLNKTVATCLYTGIVTDSGSFRYPLTTGTTHRVAAEFIDLGINNSEIHSLLFDNHSHARIQILARALQNLKVLPEYKTSYTSLSQDELNSFGHNKGDTEGIVNYGLSMKGIVFTAFFTENKEEGIIKISFRSKGDFDVNQFARDHFSGGGHINAAGGKSTESLEATIKKFIAILAHTKID; this is encoded by the coding sequence ATGATGACACCCGAAGATATTGCATCGGTGAAGCAATTGTTGGCCTCACCCAAAAAGATTGCCATAATACCCCACAGAAATCCCGATGGCGACGCTATGGGATCTACCCTTGGCCTTTACCATTTCCTGAAGCAAAAAGGCCATGAGGCCAATGTAATTTCACCAAATGAATTTCCTGATTTCCTCGCCTGGCTTCCCGGAGCAGATACCGTTACCGTTTTCGAACGGCAAAATGATGCTGCTACAAAAATATTGCAGGAAGCAGAACTTGTTTTTACGCTCGATTTCAACACACTGGGCCGTATCGGCGAACAGATGGAAAACGTGCTGAAAAGCCTTACGGTACCTTTCATCATGATAGACCACCACCAGGCACCGGATGATTATGCGGCTTATACATTTTCGGATACCAATTACGGCTCTACCTGCGAGATGGTGTACCATTTTATCAATGCGCTGGATGAAAAGGAGTACCTTAACAAGACTGTGGCGACCTGCCTCTATACCGGTATTGTTACCGATTCCGGCTCTTTCCGTTACCCGCTCACTACAGGCACTACACACAGGGTGGCAGCCGAATTCATCGACCTGGGCATAAATAATAGCGAGATTCACAGCCTGCTGTTCGACAACCATTCCCACGCCCGCATACAGATACTGGCAAGGGCTTTGCAGAACCTCAAAGTATTACCGGAATATAAAACGTCCTACACTTCACTGAGCCAGGACGAGCTGAACAGCTTTGGTCATAATAAAGGCGATACCGAAGGCATTGTCAATTACGGGCTGAGCATGAAAGGCATCGTGTTCACAGCGTTCTTTACCGAAAATAAGGAAGAAGGAATCATAAAGATATCCTTCCGCTCGAAAGGGGATTTCGATGTGAACCAATTTGCGAGGGACCATTTTAGCGGCGGCGGGCACATTAATGCAGCCGGCGGAAAAAGTACTGAGTCACTGGAAGCTACCATAAAGAAATTTATTGCTATTTTAGCGCACACGAAAATTGACTGA
- a CDS encoding peptidylprolyl isomerase: protein MTSLFLSLVALFFSCKNTNTPPPAELGDGLYAEITTNKGVIVVQLEYQKTPLTVANFVSLAEGKNDMVSADLKGKPFYNGLKWHRVISNFMIQGGDPKGDGSGGPGYKFADEITDLKHDKPGILSMANAGKATNGSQFFITHVPTPHLDGIHTVFGHVVQGMDVVNSIAQGDTMETIKIIRVGKEAKKFDAPKVFKEYYTKAAAEQKKKEEAIEKVKAEKAAYFAKEKATATKTASGLYYKFLKKGNGAKAADGTEVYLDYSGYLENGFLFDSSIAQVAKDMNNYIQQKDAAGAYKPMPFKTGTKTGMIPGFIEGLELMAPGDKVILFIPSHLAWGEAGAPRGGITPNANVVFELEMYGTMPTK from the coding sequence ATGACAAGTCTTTTTTTAAGCTTAGTTGCACTGTTTTTCTCGTGCAAGAACACCAACACACCTCCGCCTGCCGAACTGGGCGACGGGCTATATGCTGAAATAACTACCAATAAAGGTGTTATAGTAGTACAGCTTGAATACCAGAAAACACCCCTTACAGTAGCCAACTTCGTTAGCCTTGCCGAAGGCAAGAACGACATGGTATCGGCCGACCTTAAAGGGAAGCCTTTTTACAACGGCCTGAAATGGCACCGCGTGATCAGCAATTTTATGATCCAGGGCGGTGACCCTAAAGGCGATGGCTCTGGCGGGCCGGGCTACAAGTTCGCCGACGAGATCACAGACCTTAAGCACGACAAGCCAGGTATCCTTTCGATGGCCAATGCCGGTAAAGCTACCAACGGCAGCCAGTTCTTTATCACACACGTACCAACGCCGCACCTTGACGGTATCCACACCGTTTTCGGGCATGTGGTACAGGGCATGGACGTAGTGAACAGTATTGCACAGGGCGACACCATGGAGACCATAAAAATAATCCGTGTAGGAAAAGAAGCCAAGAAATTCGATGCCCCTAAAGTATTTAAGGAATATTACACAAAAGCGGCAGCCGAGCAGAAGAAAAAAGAGGAGGCAATAGAAAAGGTAAAAGCTGAAAAAGCTGCCTATTTTGCCAAAGAAAAAGCAACTGCCACTAAAACCGCTTCGGGCCTTTATTATAAATTCCTGAAAAAAGGTAACGGCGCAAAAGCTGCTGACGGAACAGAGGTTTACCTGGATTATTCAGGATACCTTGAGAACGGTTTCCTTTTCGATTCGAGCATTGCCCAGGTAGCCAAAGACATGAACAACTACATCCAGCAGAAAGATGCAGCCGGCGCTTACAAGCCAATGCCTTTTAAAACAGGCACAAAAACAGGTATGATACCCGGCTTTATCGAAGGCCTTGAGCTAATGGCACCGGGCGATAAAGTAATCCTTTTCATCCCGTCGCACCTTGCATGGGGCGAAGCAGGAGCTCCAAGGGGCGGCATTACGCCGAATGCCAATGTGGTGTTTGAGCTTGAGATGTATGGCACAATGCCAACGAAATAA
- a CDS encoding alkylphosphonate utilization protein, giving the protein METKDSNGNILKEGDSVTVIKDLKVKGLSSVIKRGTVVKNIRLTDDVKEIEGKVGGSVIVLKTEFMKKM; this is encoded by the coding sequence ATGGAAACAAAAGACAGCAACGGTAATATTTTAAAGGAAGGCGACAGCGTAACGGTAATAAAAGACCTGAAGGTAAAAGGGTTGTCATCTGTGATAAAAAGAGGTACGGTAGTTAAGAATATCAGGCTTACTGACGATGTAAAAGAGATCGAAGGAAAGGTTGGCGGCAGTGTGATCGTGCTGAAGACTGAGTTCATGAAAAAAATGTAA
- the gldI gene encoding gliding motility-associated peptidyl-prolyl isomerase GldI codes for MKKIIALLLLMGALITGCSQQQARQPLNRTSGTFMKESIERNKKLVANEESQIDSIIKSDPKIKYIASAKGYWYHYDIENTTDTITPKRGDVAYFDYEIKDIKGNIIYSETELRPQVYYVDKQNIMMGLRDGIKLMNEGEKVTFLFPSHMGFGYHGDNNKIGTNEPLICTVTLNDIKTEQEVKQN; via the coding sequence ATGAAGAAGATAATAGCATTACTGCTCCTCATGGGAGCATTGATTACCGGCTGCTCGCAGCAGCAGGCCAGGCAGCCTTTGAACAGGACTTCCGGCACCTTTATGAAAGAATCCATAGAGCGCAACAAAAAGCTGGTGGCCAATGAAGAATCGCAGATAGACTCTATCATAAAAAGCGACCCTAAGATCAAATATATCGCTTCAGCCAAGGGTTACTGGTACCATTACGATATTGAGAACACCACCGATACCATTACCCCGAAACGCGGCGATGTGGCCTATTTTGACTATGAGATCAAAGACATAAAAGGCAATATCATTTACAGCGAGACCGAACTGCGCCCACAGGTGTATTATGTTGACAAGCAAAACATTATGATGGGGCTTCGTGACGGCATCAAGCTGATGAACGAGGGCGAAAAAGTAACGTTCCTTTTCCCATCGCACATGGGGTTTGGCTACCACGGGGACAACAATAAGATCGGCACCAACGAGCCACTTATATGCACCGTGACGCTGAATGATATCAAAACAGAACAGGAAGTAAAGCAGAATTAA
- a CDS encoding glycine-rich domain-containing protein, with protein sequence MTTVEKQLWDKLERFGFDSEGTQLTFAKRLARENGWNTDYTGRVIEEYKKFIFLCCVSPTPVTPSDPVDQAWHLHLTYTRSYWDNLCESTLARKIHHNPTKGGKSEQQKFDGCYTSLKEVYTEKFGAPPPSDIWQDNDERFSEINFQRVNLDKNWLIPKPGRFFWDTAIRTALIASGLLCIQASPGNVFIIIFVIAFVISAVRNRNNKGGGSSGNGGGGCVASCASGDSHGHSGCSSHGDSGCSSGCSGCSGCGGCGD encoded by the coding sequence ATGACAACAGTTGAAAAACAACTTTGGGACAAGCTCGAGAGGTTCGGGTTTGACAGTGAAGGAACCCAATTGACATTCGCGAAAAGACTGGCCCGCGAGAATGGCTGGAACACTGACTACACAGGGCGTGTGATCGAAGAGTACAAAAAATTCATTTTCCTGTGCTGCGTGTCGCCCACACCGGTCACACCTTCGGATCCGGTAGACCAGGCATGGCACCTGCACCTGACGTACACCAGATCTTACTGGGATAATCTTTGCGAAAGCACGCTCGCTCGGAAAATCCACCACAACCCGACCAAGGGCGGCAAGAGCGAACAGCAGAAATTTGATGGCTGTTACACCTCGCTCAAAGAAGTTTACACTGAAAAATTCGGCGCCCCTCCCCCTTCGGACATCTGGCAGGATAATGATGAGCGGTTCAGCGAGATCAATTTCCAAAGGGTAAACCTCGATAAAAACTGGCTGATACCAAAGCCGGGCAGGTTCTTTTGGGATACCGCGATCCGTACGGCGCTGATTGCCTCTGGCTTATTATGCATACAGGCATCGCCGGGAAATGTTTTCATCATCATCTTCGTAATCGCCTTTGTCATTTCTGCTGTACGAAACCGTAATAACAAAGGTGGCGGTAGCAGTGGAAACGGCGGTGGCGGTTGTGTTGCATCCTGTGCCTCCGGTGACAGCCACGGCCACAGCGGGTGCTCTTCACACGGCGATAGTGGCTGCAGCAGCGGATGTTCAGGCTGCAGCGGGTGTGGAGGTTGTGGGGATTGA